A window of Blautia argi genomic DNA:
TACTAAAAGAAATTCTTCAAAGAAAGGACGGATTTTCATGGATATAAATACATCTGAGTTGGATTGTCTGGTGCAGAAATATGAGGAACTTCTGACTTCCACAGCAGACACTCTCTGGGATTATGCAGAAACTGCCTATCAGGAAATTAAATCCTGCACCCTTTTAAAAAAACACCTCTGTTCTCATGGTTTCACCCTTCTTCCCACTTCCCCGCAGCTCCCCACAGCTTTCGCGGCAAAGTATGGAAGCGGCAGACCGGTTATCGGACTGTTGGGAGAATACGATGCCCTGCCTGATATGGCACACCCGGCGGACTGCTTTTTACCCACAGAACCAACTTCCTGCCTGACTTCTGCTGGTCACGGCTGCGGACATCATCTTCTTGGAACCGGGCTTCTGGCCGCTGCCCTGTTCTTAAAAGATCTTATGGACAAATACCAACTTCCCGGCACCATTATCTACTTCGGTTGTCCGGCAGAAGAAAACGAAGCCGGAAAAAGCCAGATGCTCGCACAGGGCTTTTTCCGTGATGTCGATGCCGCTTTTTCCTGGCACCCTCATGCACAGTCCGGTATTTTCAACCAATCTTTGGCAAATCAGCGGGTATCCTACACCTTTACCGGCACCAGCGCCCATGCTTCCCTGGCGCCTCATCTGGGCAGAAGCGCCCTGGACGCCTGCGAATTAATGAATATCGGGGTCAATTATTTAAGAGAACACATGCCTGATAATGCCAGGATTCACTATGCCTACTTAAATGCCGGAGGCAAACTTCCCAATATTGTTCCTGCCAAAGCCCAGCTTTTGTACGCCATACGTTCTCCCCAAAGCCGGGAAGCCGCAGAGCTTAGAAAGCGTGTAGACCGCATTGCTGCAGGCGCTGCTCTGATGACGGATACAAAAGTGGACATTCAGACACGTTGTATTTATGACAGCCTTCTGCCCAATCCTTCTCTGGACAGACTGCTGTTAAAATATATGAAAACCTTCTCTCCTGCTATATACACACCCGAAGAGGTTTCTTATGCTGCACAGGCAGAAAAAGTTCTTGGAAACCCCGCCTGCGACATGCCCTTATGCACACTTCCAGACCTTTCTCTTACACGGAAAACCGGGATTTCCACTGATGTGGGAAATATAAGCCAAAAGCTGCCCTGCACAGCCTTTATGACCGCCTGTTATGCAAAGGATACTCCGCTGCACCATTGGACAGCTGTTGCTCAGGGAAAATCTTCCATTGCACACAAAGGCATGCTGACAGCCGGAAAAATCCTCGCAGCCAGTATCTGGGAACTACTGCTTTCCCCTGAAATCATGGAACATGCTCAGAAAGACTTTTTAACAGAAAAAGTGAAACGGGATATTGCTTAACCGCAACACCCCGTTTCAGGTACGCAAAATCGCACTGAGTACATATTGATTATTTGGAAAATTCTTATGGGTAATATCCTCCAGGCGGATTAAATCCACGTCCAGCCACAACTCCTCTGCCACTACCATAAGATGTGAAAACATAATACCAAAATTCATCTCCTCATATTTGCCCATATGCCCTACGGTATGCTTTTTTGCAAATACATGAATCCGGTTGTCATAAACCACAAATCTCCATGGCTGACTGTTCATACTGGACGGGGACAGACGCGCTGCCTCTAAAAGCTGTTTCATCCACTGACGGGGAACTTCCTTATAGACACACAGTTCTTTCAAATCCATGCGCTTTGCATCGACCGCCTTTCTGGTATAGCTTCCCTTGCTTTTTCCAAAAGCCATGGTAATCATAAATTTCAGGTTGCCCTTATGCGGATTTCCCAGCTTTGGTTTTATGCCGCCCAAAAAGCAGGTTCCCAGACCTCTGGTACACAAAAACAGCGCAATCTGTTCCATAATATACCCTGCATTCATTTGTGCCAAATCCTTTTCTTCAGAATAAAAGGAAATGTAATAAGGCGCTTTTACTCCCAGAAAATGGATTCTCTTATTCTGTCCCTTTGTATTGTCAAGAATGGAAATTTCAGTACGAATCCCCGGATTCAGACCTTCAATCTGTTCATAAAAATCCCTTAATTCCTGCAAAAGCTCACTACTCACAGGCTCCATCTCGTAGCTGCGTACAGATTTTCTTAAAAAAATTGCTTCATATAAATTCATACTCTCACCTTCAGCTTATTCGTAACAATATTTTAACATACAAAATTTGAATTGCAATGATTATTTTCTAAAATTTCTATTGACATTTTCTATTTTCGCATGTACTATTGTATTAGTCAATTAGTACAATAGTACAAATAAAAGGAGGTGCTGTTATGTCATGGAACCTGGACTCCGAACGTCCTATTTATACGCAGATTATAGAACGTATCACTCTGGATATTATTTCCGGAATTTACGCTCCGGGTGCAAGGCTCCCGTCAGTAAGGGATTTGGCACAGAACGCCGGAGTAAATCCCAACACCATGCAAAAAGCTCTTTCCGAGCTTGAACGAACCGGACTACTTTTCAGTCAGCGAACCAGCGGACGTTTTGTCACGGAGGAATTAGCTATGATAGAAAAAACAAAAACACAGCTTGCAGCCCAGCAGATCAGAGAATTTCTGGAAAAAATGCAGCGTATTGGATTTGACAGGGAAACCACCCTGAAACTTATCCAACAAACAGAGGAAAAGGAGGCGCAAGTATGAATCCAATTTTAGACTGTCAAAATCTGACGAAATACTATGGCAACAAGATTGCCCTTGATAACTTAAATCTGACTTTAGAACCGGGGAAAATCATCGGGCTTTTAGGTCCCAACGGCAGCGGAAAAACCACTTTTATCAAACTGCTCAACGGACTTCTGACCCCGGATAAAGGACAGGTTCTGATAAACGGTATGAAACCGGGAATTGACACAAAGAAAATCGTTTCCTATCTTCCTGAGCGTACCTATCTTGGCTCCTGGAGAAAAGTCTGCGATATCATTGATTTCTTCCATGATTTCTATGAGGACTTTGATAAAAGCCGGGCCTATGATATGTTGCAGAAGTTGAACATCAATCCCTCAGACCGCCTTCATTCCATGTCAAAAGGCACAAAAGAAAAAGTGCAGCTCATTCTCGTTATGAGCCGCCGGGCAAACCTTTACTGTCTGGACGAACCCATTGCAGGCGTAGACCCTGCTGCAAGAGATTACATTCTCTCCACCATTCTCAACAATTATGAGGAGAATGCTACGATTCTCCTCTCCACTCATCTGATTTCTGATGTGGAAAATATTCTGGACGATGTCATTTTCATTCAGAACGGACGGATTCGCCTGACAGACAGTGTAGAAAATATTCGCTTCCAGCAGGGCAAATCTGTAGATACGTTATTTAGGGAGGTGTTTAAATGTTAAGAAAATTGTTTAAATATGACTGGAAGTCTGTTTCCCCTCTTCTTTTTATACTTCATGGTATCCTTTTACTGTATACCATACTGGGACGGATTGCTATCTCTATTGGCTCTGCACAGAGCAATACACAGACTGCCTCTTCTGCCTCTGAATTTTCCGGCATTGCAGGCGCACTGTATGTACTTGGCTTTATATTCTTTATCATTGCCATTATAATTGCTACATACCTTTATTTAGCTGTACATATGCAGAAAAATCTTTTTTCAGATGAGGGCTATTTAACCCACACGCTTCCGGTATCTCCTGTAAAGCTTCTGTGGTCTAAAATTCTGGTTTTTAACGCCTGGATTTTACTGGATATACTGTGTGTTGTAATTTCTATTGCAATCCTGGTCATTTATCCGGATACCCTTACCTGGATTTTAGAGGATTTCCAATTTCTGCTTCATATTTTCTTAGGCAGTGCAGGCTTTCAAAACCAGCTTTCTATAATCCTGACTGTCCTGAATGTGATTGTGCTTTATTTGGGCTATTATACCATGCTGCTGTTTTTTGCCCTTTGTCTTGGCAATTTATTCAAGAACCACAAGGTTCTGGGAAGTGTTCTTTCCTTTTTTGGTGTAAATATTATACTTTCCATTATAAAAACCATTATTCTCTTTCTGGTTCCTGCCCTGAATCCCTTTACCATATCTTTCTCTTCAGATATGGCAACCCAGGAAATGGTAACCTCTTCAGACCTGAGTTTTTCCGGACTTCCTATAATTGGTTTTTCTCTTCTATGGGATTTGATTTTTGCTGTTCTCTTTTTCCTGGGAAGCAGGTATATTATTTCTAAAAGGCTGAACCTGCAATAAAAATTTTGTCATAACAAACAGGCTGTCGTATCAGATTGCTATGAGAAATATTCTCCATATACATCTGATGCGACAGCCTCTTCTCTTTCAGGGATTCTCTGCTTTTTCAGCCTCTTTTTCCACTTCCCGAATCTGTTTTTCCACATCTTTTTTAAATTTTTCCCATTTCCCGGGATTTTCTACATAATATTTGGGACAGTTTTTCCCCGTTACATCATAATGCCGGATTACGTCCTCTGAGGTCAGATTAAACCGATAGCAGAGCCAGCCCGTGAGCCGTACTAAAGAAATATAGGTAGCGTCTGTAAAAGCCCCCGTTTCGTCCAAATGGCAGCATTCAATGGACAAGGTGTCCTCATTTCTGGAATTTGACGCATAAGCAATTTCTGTGCTGGGAATACACTGTACGATTTCTCCCTCAATTCCTACAACAAAATGACTGCTGACTTTGGTTTCATGACTGTCCTTTAATCCCTGGAAATAATCCCGGTTATTCTTTGCCGTTGTTCCCGGATTGGCTGTATAATGCACTACGATTCCTTTTATCTTCTTTAAAGGCGTACCCGGTCTGGAATATTCATTTGGCTCCAGCAAATCCACTTCAAAGGGAGGCGCTCCTACAAAGGATTCATTTCTTGCCTTTAAAAGCCTTCTCTCCTGTATCTGTTCTCTGACTTTATTTCCCAGAAAAAATATCAGTATCACCGTAAAAACAGCTGCCAGAAACAACAGTATGTGGCGGCGTCTTTCCCGCTTTCTCTTCTGACGCCGCAGTTCTCTTCGACTCTCCAGGTCTGCGGACTCTCTGTGTCTTTTTCTGCCAAACATCATCTTCTGTTCTCTCCTGTATCCTTCGCTCTTCGTAGGATTTCCTGTTTCTATACTCCCTATGATACGCAAACATGAATACTCTGTCAACAGAACATGTGTCCTGTGAAAGAAAATTTCCTATAAAATTAAAAACACCGCATGAACCTGCCAAAAAGCAGTGTCCATGCGGTGTTCTTTTTATTCGTCTATACTATAATTAGGAGCTTCCTTTGTAATATGAATATCATGTGGGTGTGATTCTTTTAAGGAAGCAGCAGAAATCTTCACGAACTGTCCGCTTTCCTTCAAAGTTTCAATATCTTTTGCTCCACAATATCCCATACCGGAACGAAGTCCGCCGATAAGCTGGAATACTGTATCTTCTACATGGCCCTTGTAAGCGACACGGCCTTCCACGCCTTCCGGAACCAGCTTCTTTGCGTCCTGCTGGAAATAACGGTCTTTACTTCCGTTTTCCATAGCAGCAATGGAGCCCATACCTCTGTAAACCTTATATTTTCTTCCCTGATACAATTCAAAATCTCCAGGGCTTTCATCACAGCCTGCAAAGATACTTCCCATCATACATACGTTTGCACCTGCTGCAATGGCTTTTGTCATATCTCCGGAATACTTGATTCCACCGTCTGCGATAATCGGAATTCCATATTCTTTTGCAACTGCATAACAATCCATAACTGCTGTAATCTGCGGTACACCGATACCTGCAACCACACGGGTTGTACAGATAGAACCAGGTCCGATTCCTACCTTTACAGCGTCTACGCCAGCTTCAATTAAAGCTCTTGTAGCCTCTCCTGTTGCCACATTTCCGGCAATCAACTGTAAATCCGGGTATTTGGCTTTGATTTCTCTTACAGCTTTCAGAATATTCGCAGAATGTCCATGAGCAGAGTCCACAACAATCACATCTACTCTCGCATTTACCAGAGCGTCTACTCTTGCCATAACATTTGCAGTAATACCAACTGCTGCACCACATAAAAGTCGTCCCTGTTCATCTTTTGCTGACAGCGGGTATTTAATCTGTTTTTCAATGTCTTTGATTGTGATAAGACCCTTTAAGTTAAAGTCTTCATCTACAATTGGAAGCTTCTCTTTTCTGGATTTTGCCAGAATTTTCTTTGCTTCCTCTAAAGTCACGCCTTCTCTTGCTGTAACCAGTCCTTCTGAGGTCATGCACTCTTTAATTTTTCTGGAGAAATCTTCTTCGAATTTTAAATCGCGGTTTGTAATGATACCAACCAGTTTCTTTCCTTCTGTAATAGGAACACCTGAAATGCGAAATTTTGCCATAAGGTCATTGGCATCTGCCAGTGTATGTTCCGGTGATAAATAAAATGGGTCTGTAATAACACCGTTTTCAGAACGTTTTACCTTATCTACCTCTTCTGCCTGCTCCTCGATTGTCATATTCTTGTGGATAATACCAATACCGCCCTGTCTTGCCATAGCGATTGCCATTCTGTGTTCTGTAACAGTATCCATACCTGCACTCATCATCGGAATGTTCAATTTCACTTTTTTCGTCAGCCATGTTGACAATTCAACCTGATTCGGTATTACCTCTGAATATGCAGGAACTAACAGCACGTCGTCAAAAGTAATGCCTTCACCAATAATCTTACCCATTTCGGTTCTCCCTTCGTTTCATTTATAGTATAGTAATATAACAAATTACGACAAGCCTGTCAATCTAAAAAAACTTTGCGCGGACAGCTTTTCTGAATATTCTCAATCAGCTGTGCATCTGGCTCAATGAGGACTTTGTAAAGCTCTTTCTCGTCCGGAATAAACATTGCAAACACCTTGTGGCTGGCATTTCCTGAGGAAAAGTCCAGTGTTTTAGCTTTTGTATTATGGTTCTGGTATTCCAGTCTGTGAGAATTCACAGGCGCCATAATATCCATTTTAGCTAAATCAAAGCTTTTTACACGTTTTCTTTTTGCCTTGGACATAATCTTATCAATGTCCAGCTCTCCGTTTACAAACACATATTCAAACTCCAAATCCAGTTTTGGAAGAATGAAATATGCTGCAATTCCAAGTGCCAGTGTCAAAATCCATGCGAAGGGAATTATCAACCCTGCCACTGCTGTAAGGGCGATTCCTGCAATCATCAGAATTTTAATGGCCTTGTCCTTTACAGTCTGCTCTTTTTTCACAAGCAGTTCTGAATACAAGTCTGTCATCTCGCGTTCCTCCTATATTCCTATGTATTCTGATAAGTAGTGTAGCACAAATACCCCCTGGTTGCAAGAAAGGAAAAGCCGGTGTTCCTGCTTTTGAACACCGGCATATATTTCCGTTTTTCTTACATCATTCCCATTCCAGGAGCGCCTGCCGGCATAGCCGGAGTTTCTTCTTTAATGGTAGAAACAACAGATTCTGTTGTCAGTAATGTACCTGCTACGCTTGTTGCGTTCTGCAGTGCACTTCTTGTAACTTTTGCAGGATCCAGAATTCCTTTTTTCACCATATCTACATATTCTTCATGTAAAGCGTCAAATCCTGTTCCTACTTCAGATTCTCTTACTTTATTGATAATAACAGCGCCTTCCAGACCTGCATTGGCTGCAATGTGGAATAATGGAGCTTCCAAAGCTTTCAGAACAACCTTTGCACCTGTCTTTTCATCGCCTTCCAAAGTATCCACAACCTTAGCTACTTCTTTAGAAACATGGATATAAGCAGAACCGCCGCCTGCGATAATTCCTTCTTCTACTGCAGCTCTTGTAGCATTTAAAGCATCTTCCATACGAAGCTTTGCTTCCTTCATTTCTGTTTCTGTTGCAGCGCCTACACGGATAACAGCAACGCCGCCAGCCAGTTTTGCAAGTCTTTCCTGTAATTTTTCTTTGTCAAATTCAGAAGTTGTTTCTGCAATCTGATGTTTAATCTGAGCAACTCTTGCTTCGATTTCTTCTTTTTCACCAAGACCATCCACAATAACAGTGCTTTCTTTCTGTACTTTTACAGATTTTGCACGTCCTAACTGTTCCATGGTTACATCTTTTAATTCCAGACCGATTTCATCAGAGATAACAGTACCGTTTGTCAGAACTGCAATATCTTTCAGCATTTCTTTTCTTCTGTCACCGTAGCCAGGAGCTTTTACTGCACATACAGAGAAGGTTCCTCTTAATTTATTTACGATTAAGGTTGTAAGCGCTTCGCCTTCAATATCCTCTGCAATAATCAGAAGTTTTGCGCCTGTCTTTACAATCTGTTCCAGAACCGGAAGTAAATCCTGGATATTGGAGATTTTTTTATCTGTAATCAGAATATACGGATCGTCTAAAACAGTTTCCATTTTATCCATATCTGTTGCCATGTACGCAGAAATGTAACCGCGGTCAAACTGCATACCTTCTACTAAATCCAGCTCTGTTTTCATAGTTTTGGATTCTTCAATGGTGATAACGCCGTCCTTGCTGACTTTTTCCATAGCTTCTGCTACCATTTCGCCCACTTCATCATCACCTGCAGAGATTGCTGCAACTCTTGCAATCTGATCTCTGCCTTCAATATTTGCGCTCATTTTCTGGATTGCTTCTACAGCTGCTTCTGTTGCTTTTTTCATACCCTTTCTCAGGATAATCGGATTTGCGCCTGCTGCCAGGTTCTTCATTCCTTCGTGAACCATAGCCTGTGCCAGAACAGTTGCAGTTGTAGTACCATCACCTGCTACATCGTTTGTTTTTGCTGCAACTTCTTTGATGAGCTGTGCACCCATGTTTTCAAAGCCGTCTTCCAGTTCAATTTCTTTTGCAATGGTAACACCATCGTTTGTAATAAGCGGAGCACCGAAAGATTTATCCAGTACCACGTTTCTTCCTTTTGGTCCTAAAGTTACTCTTACTGTATCTGCTAATTTGTTTACGCCAGCTTCCAGGGCAGCTCTTGCTTCTGCTCCAAATTTAATTTCCTTTGCCATGATGACATTCCTCCTAAATCATTCTCTGAAATTTTTATTTTACTACAGCCAGAATATCGTTCTGTTTTACAATGATATATTCTTCTCCGTCCAGCTTTACTTCTGTTCCGGCATATTTGGAATAGATAACCTGGTCGCCTGCTGCAACTTCCATTTTTACTTCTTTTCCGTCTACAACTCCGCCAGGACCAACTGCAACAACTTCTGCCTGCTGTGGTTTCTCCTGAGCCTGACCCGGCAGTACAATACCTGATTTCGTTGTTTCTTCTGCAACTAACTGTTTTAATACAACTCTGTCTCCTAATGGTACTAACTTCATATCTATTTCCTCCTTAATCATTCCAGTCTTTGGTTATTAGCACTCATTTCTATCGAGTGCTAACCGATAGTCATATATTAGTTAATTTAAGATATTTTCGCAAGCGTATCCATGTGGCTGTTTTTTATCATTTACTCTTTATATCTCATTTTTACGCTGTTTTTCTCTTTATATTTTAACTTTTCTTTTTTGTGCAGATTTTATATTTATTTTATAAACAGGAAAAATAACGAAAACTGCCGCAAAAGCAACTTTGGAGCATGACTCTCTCCTGAGTAGTTCTCTTTTGATTAAGTACATGCTCTGCTCCTTTTGCGGCAGCTTCCCTTTCTTTATTCCTGTTCTTCTGTCCGGACTGTCTGTAACCTGCTAACTGTTATTTTTTCACCAGTTTCCTCTTTTTGATTTCTTCCAGTTCGTCAAAAATCACTTCATTTAAAACCTTAATATAAGTTCCCTTCATACCAGAGGAACGGGATTCAATCACACCGGCACTTTCAAATTTCCGAAGGGCATTGACAATGACGGAACGGGTAATTCCCACTCTGTCTGCAATTTTACTTGCTACCAGAATTCCCTCATCTCCATTCAGCTCATCAAAAATATGAATGATTGCCTCCAGTTCTGAGAAGGATAAGGTATTAAATGCTGATTTTACCACCTGAATCTTCCGGTTCTCCTCTGCATTTTCCTCATGGACGGAACGCATCATCTCCAATCCCACAACCGTTGTTCCATATTCGCTTACAATAATATCTTCAATATCATATGGTTTCTCGCTGCGGTACATGAATAAAGTTCCCAGACGTTCTCCTGCAATATCAATAGGGCTGATAATTGCTACATAACGGCCAATCTGCGGATCTTCAAACCCCAGTGTCTGAAGGTTTACATTTTCCTTTGTGGACAGAACACCCAAAAGTCTTTCATTCAACAGCTTATCAATGTGTCCTCCTACTTCGCTGTCAATTAATTCTGTGATACGGTCAACTCCCGGACAGGTTCCCACACCCAGCACTTTTCCTTTTCTGCTCATAACCAGGATATTGGAATCCAGGGTTTCTACCATCACCTCACAGATATCGTTAAAAAGTACCTTTGATGCGTGATTATTGTGAAGAAGTTTATTGATTTTTCTTGTCTTGTCTAATAATTGTACGCTCATAGCGAACCTCCTCTCCTTTTCTGTACTCATGTCCGTTCTTGTGGCAAAATCACAAATTACCCCTACTACTTCTCCCTTTTCCTTATTTTAACATACAATATTTCAGAAATCAATGTGTAGTTTTTCTATTTTCAGTCTTTTATATAGTTTTTCTAACAATTCCCATAAAGCAAAAAACTGCTGTATAAGATACGCATCAGAACCATAGTCTGACCGCTCTTTATACAGCAGTCTGCCGTTTGACTCTTTATTTATTTGACATGTCCTCTGTTTCTTTTGGTTTCATCATCACAAAACCACAGTGCTCGTCTGCACATACCAGCTTGTTACCCTTTTCCAGCATATAACCACCGCAGGAAGGACACTTATCCTTTGAAGGCTTCTGCCAGGACATAAATTCACATTCCGGGTTATTTTCGCACCCATAATATAGACGTCCCTTTTTACTTCTCTTTACCACCACATCTTTACCGCAGATTGGACATGCCACGCCGATTTTTTCCAGATACGGCTTCGTATTCTTACAATCCGGAAAGCCGGGACATGCCAGGAATTTTCCGTGAGGTCCGTATTTGATTACCATGTTGCGACCACACTGTTCGCAGATAACGTCTGTAACCTCATCTTCAATTTTGACCTGCTCCAGCTCTTTTTGTGCAGTTTTTACTGCCTCGTCCAAATCCGGATAAAAATTCCGGATAACTGTCTTCCACTCTACCTTGCCTTCGCCCACGCAGTCTAAAAGTTCTTCCATAGTAGCTGTAAAATTCACATCTACAATACTTGGAAATGCTTCTTTCATAATCTTATTCACCACTTCGCCCAGTTCCGTCATATACAGATTTTTATTTTCCTTTGCCACATAGCGTCTGGCAATAATAGTGGTAATGGTAGGCGCATAGGTACTGGGTCTTCCGATTCCCAGTTCCTCTAAGGTCTTTACAAGAGCAGCTTCTGTATAATGTGCCGGAGGCTGGGTAAAATGCTGCTGTTCCTTAAAGCCTTTCAGACCAATTTTTGTCTGCTCGTCCAGACTCTTGACCAAAAGCTGATTTTCCCCTTTGCTGTCGTCTTCCTGGGTATACACTGCCATAAAGCCATCAAATTTCAGCTTTGATGCAGAAACCGTAAAATAATACTCTCCTCCCTGAATTTTCACAGAGGTAGTTTCATATTTTGCCTGTTGCATTCTGCTGGCAGCAAACCGTTTCCAGATAAGCTGATACAGTCTGTACTGATCTCTGGACAGAGATTCCTTTACAGACAGGGGCAGTCTTCGGATATCTGTAGGGCGAATGGCCTCGTGGGCGTCCTGAATCTTCTTTTTGCTGTCCCCCTTCTTTTCTGCAGTAGCAACATACTCCTCCCCATACTCAGATACAATGTATTCTCTTGCCGCTGCGTCTGCCTCTTCTGAAATACGGGTGGAGTCTGTACGCAGGTAGGTAATAATACCAATGGTGCCGCTGCCCTTAATATCCACCCCTTCGTATAACTGCTGTGCTAACCGCATGGTCTTCTGGGTAGAAAAATTCAGCACCTTTGAGGCTTCCTGCTGTAAGGTACTGGTGGTAAAAGGAAGAGGAGCCTTTTTGGTTCGCTCTCCTTTTTTCACCTCTGCCACCCTGTATTCCACTCCGTCCAGTTCTTTTAAGATTTTATCCAGTTCTTCTCTGGAGTGAATTGCCAGCCTCTTATTTTTATTTCCGTAAAACTTTGCTGTAAGAGGTTTCCTCTCTCCCTCTACAGAAAACTCTGCGTCCAGGGACCAGTATTCTTCCGGAATAAAATTATTGATTTCCTCTTCTCTGTCCCCGATAATCCGCAGTGCCACGGACTGCACACGGCCTGCGCTTAATCCTCTTTTTACTTTTGCCCACAGCACAGGACTGATTTCATATCCCACCATACGATCCAGCATACGTCTGGTCTGCTGTGCGTCAACCAAATCCATATTAATATCTCTGGCCTGTTTGATAGATGCTTTTACTGCTGTTTTTGTAATTTCATTAAAGGTAATTCTGCGCATTTTTTTCTGTTCCAACTTCAAAGCATTAGACAAATGCCAGGATATAGCCTCTCCCTCGCGGTCAGGGTCTGTTGCCAGATAAACCTTGTCCGCTTTTTTTGCTGCCTTTCTAAGCGCAGCCAGAATATCTCCTTTTCCCCGGATTGTAATAT
This region includes:
- the groES gene encoding co-chaperone GroES, producing the protein MKLVPLGDRVVLKQLVAEETTKSGIVLPGQAQEKPQQAEVVAVGPGGVVDGKEVKMEVAAGDQVIYSKYAGTEVKLDGEEYIIVKQNDILAVVK
- a CDS encoding ABC transporter ATP-binding protein; translation: MNPILDCQNLTKYYGNKIALDNLNLTLEPGKIIGLLGPNGSGKTTFIKLLNGLLTPDKGQVLINGMKPGIDTKKIVSYLPERTYLGSWRKVCDIIDFFHDFYEDFDKSRAYDMLQKLNINPSDRLHSMSKGTKEKVQLILVMSRRANLYCLDEPIAGVDPAARDYILSTILNNYEENATILLSTHLISDVENILDDVIFIQNGRIRLTDSVENIRFQQGKSVDTLFREVFKC
- a CDS encoding nitroreductase family protein, with amino-acid sequence MNLYEAIFLRKSVRSYEMEPVSSELLQELRDFYEQIEGLNPGIRTEISILDNTKGQNKRIHFLGVKAPYYISFYSEEKDLAQMNAGYIMEQIALFLCTRGLGTCFLGGIKPKLGNPHKGNLKFMITMAFGKSKGSYTRKAVDAKRMDLKELCVYKEVPRQWMKQLLEAARLSPSSMNSQPWRFVVYDNRIHVFAKKHTVGHMGKYEEMNFGIMFSHLMVVAEELWLDVDLIRLEDITHKNFPNNQYVLSAILRT
- the groL gene encoding chaperonin GroEL (60 kDa chaperone family; promotes refolding of misfolded polypeptides especially under stressful conditions; forms two stacked rings of heptamers to form a barrel-shaped 14mer; ends can be capped by GroES; misfolded proteins enter the barrel where they are refolded when GroES binds) encodes the protein MAKEIKFGAEARAALEAGVNKLADTVRVTLGPKGRNVVLDKSFGAPLITNDGVTIAKEIELEDGFENMGAQLIKEVAAKTNDVAGDGTTTATVLAQAMVHEGMKNLAAGANPIILRKGMKKATEAAVEAIQKMSANIEGRDQIARVAAISAGDDEVGEMVAEAMEKVSKDGVITIEESKTMKTELDLVEGMQFDRGYISAYMATDMDKMETVLDDPYILITDKKISNIQDLLPVLEQIVKTGAKLLIIAEDIEGEALTTLIVNKLRGTFSVCAVKAPGYGDRRKEMLKDIAVLTNGTVISDEIGLELKDVTMEQLGRAKSVKVQKESTVIVDGLGEKEEIEARVAQIKHQIAETTSEFDKEKLQERLAKLAGGVAVIRVGAATETEMKEAKLRMEDALNATRAAVEEGIIAGGGSAYIHVSKEVAKVVDTLEGDEKTGAKVVLKALEAPLFHIAANAGLEGAVIINKVRESEVGTGFDALHEEYVDMVKKGILDPAKVTRSALQNATSVAGTLLTTESVVSTIKEETPAMPAGAPGMGMM
- a CDS encoding GntR family transcriptional regulator; the protein is MSWNLDSERPIYTQIIERITLDIISGIYAPGARLPSVRDLAQNAGVNPNTMQKALSELERTGLLFSQRTSGRFVTEELAMIEKTKTQLAAQQIREFLEKMQRIGFDRETTLKLIQQTEEKEAQV
- a CDS encoding amidohydrolase, which encodes MDINTSELDCLVQKYEELLTSTADTLWDYAETAYQEIKSCTLLKKHLCSHGFTLLPTSPQLPTAFAAKYGSGRPVIGLLGEYDALPDMAHPADCFLPTEPTSCLTSAGHGCGHHLLGTGLLAAALFLKDLMDKYQLPGTIIYFGCPAEENEAGKSQMLAQGFFRDVDAAFSWHPHAQSGIFNQSLANQRVSYTFTGTSAHASLAPHLGRSALDACELMNIGVNYLREHMPDNARIHYAYLNAGGKLPNIVPAKAQLLYAIRSPQSREAAELRKRVDRIAAGAALMTDTKVDIQTRCIYDSLLPNPSLDRLLLKYMKTFSPAIYTPEEVSYAAQAEKVLGNPACDMPLCTLPDLSLTRKTGISTDVGNISQKLPCTAFMTACYAKDTPLHHWTAVAQGKSSIAHKGMLTAGKILAASIWELLLSPEIMEHAQKDFLTEKVKRDIA
- the guaB gene encoding IMP dehydrogenase; translation: MGKIIGEGITFDDVLLVPAYSEVIPNQVELSTWLTKKVKLNIPMMSAGMDTVTEHRMAIAMARQGGIGIIHKNMTIEEQAEEVDKVKRSENGVITDPFYLSPEHTLADANDLMAKFRISGVPITEGKKLVGIITNRDLKFEEDFSRKIKECMTSEGLVTAREGVTLEEAKKILAKSRKEKLPIVDEDFNLKGLITIKDIEKQIKYPLSAKDEQGRLLCGAAVGITANVMARVDALVNARVDVIVVDSAHGHSANILKAVREIKAKYPDLQLIAGNVATGEATRALIEAGVDAVKVGIGPGSICTTRVVAGIGVPQITAVMDCYAVAKEYGIPIIADGGIKYSGDMTKAIAAGANVCMMGSIFAGCDESPGDFELYQGRKYKVYRGMGSIAAMENGSKDRYFQQDAKKLVPEGVEGRVAYKGHVEDTVFQLIGGLRSGMGYCGAKDIETLKESGQFVKISAASLKESHPHDIHITKEAPNYSIDE
- a CDS encoding peptidoglycan recognition protein family protein, whose product is MFGRKRHRESADLESRRELRRQKRKRERRRHILLFLAAVFTVILIFFLGNKVREQIQERRLLKARNESFVGAPPFEVDLLEPNEYSRPGTPLKKIKGIVVHYTANPGTTAKNNRDYFQGLKDSHETKVSSHFVVGIEGEIVQCIPSTEIAYASNSRNEDTLSIECCHLDETGAFTDATYISLVRLTGWLCYRFNLTSEDVIRHYDVTGKNCPKYYVENPGKWEKFKKDVEKQIREVEKEAEKAENP
- a CDS encoding DUF6106 family protein, yielding MTDLYSELLVKKEQTVKDKAIKILMIAGIALTAVAGLIIPFAWILTLALGIAAYFILPKLDLEFEYVFVNGELDIDKIMSKAKRKRVKSFDLAKMDIMAPVNSHRLEYQNHNTKAKTLDFSSGNASHKVFAMFIPDEKELYKVLIEPDAQLIENIQKSCPRKVFLD